The Mus musculus strain C57BL/6J chromosome 2, GRCm38.p6 C57BL/6J genome has a window encoding:
- the Olfr1039 gene encoding olfactory receptor 1039, with protein sequence MAEGNSSTVFQFILEGLTDDPELEVTLFAVFLVIYLTTVLGNLGLIMLIQVSPQLHTPMYFFLCHLAFVDFCYTSSVTPNTIINFLREIKSITFYACATQVCCFITFAVCEMYLLSVMAYDRYVAIWNPLLYVVLMPKKLCLQVITSTYIYGFTVGLAQAVATFRLSFCGSNVINHFYCDDVPLVALACSDTHVKELMLLIIAGFNTLCSLVIVVISYICILFAILRIHSAEGRRKAFSTCASHLTSITIFYGTIIFMYLQPKSSHSLNTDKFVSVFYVVVIPMLNPLIYSLRNKEVKNALKRFTEKLSLTIHDSRKSE encoded by the coding sequence ATGGCTGAAGGTAACAGTTCAACAGTATTTCAGTTCATTCTTGAAGGcctgacagatgacccagagctTGAGGTCACCCTCTTTGCTGTGTTTCTAGTCATCTACTTAACTACTGTCTTGGGTAACCTAGGACTGATTATGCTAATCCAAGTCAGCCCTCAGcttcacacacccatgtactttttcctctGCCACTTGGCATTCGTTGATTTCTGTTATACATCCTCAGTCACTCCAAACACAATTATAAACTTTCTTCGAGAAATCAAAAGTATAACCTTCTATGCATGTGCCACTCAGGTTTGCTGTTTCATCACATTTGCTGTTTGTGAAATGTACTTGCTGTCAGTAATGGCTTATGACAGATATGTGGCCATCTGGAACCCCCTCCTCTATGTGGTCCTCATGCCTAAAAAGCTCTGTCTTCAGGTCATCACCAGCACATACATTTATGGATTCACTGTGGGGCTTGCACAGGCAGTGGCAACTTTCCGCTTGTCTTTCTGTGGCTCCAATGTGATCAACCACTTCTACTGTGATGATGTCCCCTTAGTTGCTCTGGCCTGTTCTGACACTCATGTCAAAGAGCTGATGTTGCTAATCATTGCTGGCTTCAACACTCTTTGCTCTCTGGTGATTGTGGTTATTTCTTACATCTGCATTCTCTTTGCCATCCTGAGGATTCATTCtgctgaaggaagaaggaaagcctTTTCCACTTGTGCATCCCACCTGACTTCCATCACCATATTTTATGGAACAATCATTTTTATGTACCTGCAGCCCAAGTCAAGCCATTCTCTGAACACAGATaaatttgtttctgtgttttacgTGGTAGTAATTCCCATGTTAAATCCGCTGATCTATAGTTTGAGAAATAAGGAGGTTAAAAATGCCCTGAAGCGATTTACTGAAAAATTGTCTTTGACCATCCATGATTCCAGAAAGTCTGAGTAG